Within Pelistega ratti, the genomic segment ACAGAAAGTGCCGAAAGTCCCGGTACACTAGCGACAAGTTGTTCCGCACCCAATGTAGAGCTAACACCTTTCTCATTATCCTTAGCCGTCATTGTAATAGTACCACCCAGTGTACCGACTGCCACCATACGCTTTGTCATCTCTCTGTCCTATTGTATGTGTTGTGCAAATGCTTCTCGCATATCATAGCCCGTTGGATTCTGATAAATACGTAAGTCAAATTCACTCACTACTGCAAAAATATGATCAAAAATATCCGATTGAATATCCTCATAGTTTACCCAAGCCACATCATTACTAAAACAATATATTTCTAGTGGAATACCCTCTGAGGTTGGTGCTAATTGTCTCACCATAACCGTTAAATCTTGACGAATCTTAGGATGGTTTTTGAGATAACGCACTAAATAGGCACGGAAAGTACCAATATTGGTTAATCGTCTGCCATTTAATCGTAACGATAAGTCAGCCGTTTTATTCGCCTCTTCAAGCTCGCCCGATTTAGTAATAATATATTCAGCTAATAAAGGGCTCTTCGTTAAACGAGAGACATCTTCTTCTGAAATAAAATGCACTGAACTAGCATCAATCATAATCGCTCGTTTAATACGACGGCCACCAGACTCTGTCATTCCGCGCCAATTTTTGAAAGAGTCAGAAATCAAGGCATAGGTCGGAATGGTTGTAATAGTATTATCCCAATTTTGTACCTTAACTGTTGTCAGCCCAATATCAATCACTGAACCATCAGCATTGTATTTACTCATTTCTAACCAATCACCTAAATTCAGCATATTATTAGCCGATAACTGAATCCCTGCAACAAGTCCCAAAATAGGGTCTTTAAATACGAGCATTAAGACAGCCGTCATAGCTCCCATACCAGAGAGAATAATCAATGGCGATTGTCCAATAAGGATAGAGATAATACTGATACCAATACCAATTGAAATGAGTATTTTAAGCGTCTGCACCAACCCTCTTACGGGGAAGTGTGTCGCAAATCCACGATCAAAACACCACTTGGTTAAAGTATCTAAGAGTGCAAAACTGATAAATAAAACAATCAGTAATGTCCAACTCTCTGTTGAAACTTCAGCAATACTACGTACTACACCAGGTTCAAACCATATTTGTGCTAATTTATTAATCACTAAAGAGACCAATAAATAATTAATATAGACAAATAGCTTGGTCTCTCCTAAACGTCTTAAAAAGATAAAACGTGAATTGACACATACTTTTTGCAATAAGCGCCGTGTCAATAGATAGGCAACGTAATAAATAACAAAAGCAGCAATAATCAATCCTAAAGCAACCAAACCAACTGAGAGATGATCGGTATAAAAGGTAATATTATTTGCCAATAACCATTCTTTAATTTGAACTTGCATTATTTCTCCACAGGGGTACGCATCGTAACAAACTCTTCTGCTGCGGTTGGGTGAATTCCAATGGTACTATCAAAAATCGCTTTTGTTGCACCTGCTTTGAGGGCAACCGCAAACCCTTGAATAATTTCACCAGCCTCATCACCTACCATATGAACACCAACAACCTTATCACTGGCTTTATCAACAATTAATTTCATTAAGGTACGCTCATTTTTACCTGTCATGGTATGTTTAAGTGCTTTAAAATCAGAGCGGAAAATCAGAATATCACCATATTTTTCACGGGCTTGTGCTTCACTCAATCCAACCGTAGCCACATTCGGTGTCGTAAAAATAGCCGTTGGAATATTATCATAGCTCATCTGACGTGTACCATCACCAAATAGGGTATCAACTACTACCATACCTTCAGCCAAAGCAACTGGTGTTAAGTCTAAATGACCGACTACATCACCTACCGCATAAATAGATGGAATATTGGTTCTAAAATGTTCATCAACCAGTATTTCACCTCGTTTACCTGTTTGGATACCAAGTGCCTCTAGATTTAATCCTTTGGTATTAGGACGGCGACCTGTTGCAAAAAAGACTTGATCCACTTCTTCCGTACGACCATCTTTAAACGTTGCCAAAATACCCGTAGCGGTTTTTTCTAATGAGGCAATATCGCTATTCACACGTAAATCCACCCCGTGTTTTATCATTTCTTGCATCACAAAATCTTGTAAATCTTCATCAAAAGAGCGAAGGATTTTTTCAGATCGATATACTTGGATGACTTTAGCACCTAATCCATTAAAAATAGAGGCAAATTCACTGGCAATATAACCACCCCCAACAATTAATAAACGCTTAGGAAATACAGGCAAATCAAATACTTCATTAGACGTAATCGCTAATTCTTTACCAGGAATATCAGGAACAACAGGCCAACCACCCGTGGCAATAAGAATATGTTTAGCCGTATAAGTCTTTTCCCCTACTTTTACGGTATTAGCATCAACTAATGCACCATGTCCTTTTAGTAATTGCACACCAGAGTTTTTAAGTAAATTACCATATACCTCATTAAGACGAGCAATTTCAGCCGCGCGATTATGTTTAAGTTTTTCCCAATCTAATGTAGAGGATACTTGACTCCAGCCAAATCCTTCCGCTGAACTAAACGCACCAGGAAAACTAGAGGCATAGCTATATAGTTTTTTAGGGATACATCCTACATTGACACATGTACCTCCTAAAAAGGTACTTTCTACAACCGCTACTTTTACACCTTTGGCAGCTGCCATACGAGAAGCTCTAACACCACCACTTCCAGCACCAATCACTAATAAATCAAAATCCATCTTCATAACTCCACAATAAAACCAATGTTCTTTTGTAACCCTGTATTTTACTCAATTTTTATAAACTCTGCGATATATTGATAAAGGGAAACAGATAGAGATGCCAAGCATTTTTTATATTTAAAATACCAGTAATTTTGGCTAAATATAAACTATCTGTCAGAAAACACACCCTATTTTTGCTATAGTCCCTCAATCCTCATTCGGGGAAATTTCAAATATTAAAGAATATTATCACTCCATATATACCAGCAAAAAACGCCTTACAAAAGGCGTTTTTTATACTATAACGGTAAAATTACTTTGATTTAGACACGTCAGTATCAGCCGTCTCATACATCGCATTAGAACGACCAACAATGAGTGAATCTATCTTACCAATCTTGTCAATATTCTTATTCTTATAGGTAAAACGATGCAATACAAAACGTAAAGCATTTAATCGTGCACGTTTTTTACAATTGGATTTAATCACCGTCCACGGCGCATCACTAGTGTCCGTATGGAAGAACATCGCTTCTTTTGCCTTCGTATAATCATCCCACTTATCTAAAGATGCCATATCAATAGGGGATAATTTCCATTGTTTTAAAGGATGTGATTTACGCTCACGGAAGCGACGGCGCTGTTCATCTCTTGTTACAGAGAACCAAAACTTAATTAAAGAGATACCACTACGCACAAGATTACGCTCAAACTCTGGCACTTCACGCATAAACTCCTGATATTCTTCATCAGTACAGAATCCCATAACACGCTCTACACCTGCACGGTTATACCAAGAACGGTCAAAGAGTACAATCTCCCCTTTTGTAGGTAAGTGCTGCACATAACGTTGGAAATACCATTGCCCTGCCTCGGTTTCAGTTGGTTTTTGAAGAGCAACAACACGTGCTGTACGGGGGTTCAAATGCTCCATAAAGCGTTTAATCGTTCCCCCTTTACCTGCGGCATCTCGTCCTTCAAACAAAATAACAATTCGGGATCCTGTTTCTTTCACCCATTGTTGAAGTTTTAATAATTCAACTTGTAAATTATATTTTTGAAACTCATAATTACGGCGAGACATTAAATAGCGATAAGGATAAACACCCATTTCTTGCCAGTTCTCAACTAACTCATTATCAGGATTATCTGATTTTTCACTTTCTAATTTACGCTTTTCTTCTTGTAAGAGTTTAAATAGTGCTCTTTTATCATCTAAAGATAACCCACCCAAAAGGTTCTTCACATTGGTTGAGTTTGTCTCCTGATCCAGTACACCAACAACTGCTGCACTTTCTTTATCAATTCTGGCACGAACACGATTTTTAACAACATTACGGCGAGTTTGTGCTTTCGTATTTCCTGTCGCAATATCTCCCTCAGAAGCATGACGACTAGTAACTTTTTTTGTTGCCATAGATTTTCCTTATGCTTGTTGAAATAAAAATAATCCCACATCTCTTTTAAGAGTGTTTTAAACGCATTTTACTCCTATTTGTTTATAAAATTGATGAAAAAGTATGTAAAATGATAAAACTTTCTTAACAAACCTCTTTTATAAAAGGGTTTTTAACACTTTCTACTTTCTCGTGATTATTTACGTTAAAATAAGTATAGGTATATTCTCCCTTAGCATAAAGATAAGATAAGCAAAAAACAGTAAAAATCGATTGCTTAATAAGATACTTCTTTATGCCAAACAATACTTTACAAAGAGGTAGGTATGATTAAAAATACATTAACCATTGCTGGGGTTGATCCTTCTGGTGGAGCAGGAACACTTGCTGATGTCAAAACGATGTCTGCTCTTGGCACTTTTGCTTGTGCAGTTATTGCCGCACTCACCGCACAAAATACGCAGAATGTAACAGGCATTCAGCCTATCCCTCCTGATTTTATCCGTTTACAGATAGATACCTTATTTCATGATGTCCGTATTGACGGGGTAAAAATTGGTATGTTAGGACAGACCCCCGTTATTCATACCGTAGCAGATAGTCTTGAAAAATATCAACCTCCTTTTGTTGTACTCGATCCCGTTATGGTCGCTAAAAGTGGTGATTTATTACTTGAAGAAAAAGCCGTTGCCTCTCTTATAGAGGTATTAATACCACAAGCCCATATGATTACGCCTAATTTACCCGAAGCAGGTGTCATTCTCAAAAGTAGCACACCAGAAAGTATTAAGGAAATGTATCATTTTGCGGAAAAACTCCATAAACGAATGGCTAGCTCTGATGAACGATGGGTACTCCTTAAAGGAGGGCATCTTCCTAGCCAAGATACAGTAGATTTACTGTTTAATGGCGATAAAATGATAGAGATTCAACACTCCAAGATTCAAACTAAAAATACACATGGAACAGGTTGTTCCCTCTCTTCTGCCATTTGTGCGTTACAGGCTCGATTACAAAATATTCCTCTCGCAACACAGCAAGCAGTTGATTTTATTTATCAATCTATTCAACATGCTGATGAATTAAGCGTTGGTCATGGTCACGGCCCTATACATCATTTTCATGCTTTATGGTCTCAATAGGTAAAATCATGCTTTAACCCTAAATAGCTTGGTGTTATCAGCCCAAATAAAGCACCGATAGATCATAATTCTCTTTAAGCCTAATATTACAAAACCTTAGTGATGTATTTTTGTTAGAATGGGTGATAAGATTTTAAGAAAGGCTTGTTTGATAGCGTTAATGACACATGGTTTTATCGCCTATTTCTTGATACACAAGCCTATTTTCTCTGTTTAACTTTTATTTTTAAAGCGTTTGTTATGAGTACTCTATCTCCTTTATTAGAAAAAAGTCGTTTCAATATGATTGCACAACAAATCCGCCCTGCTGGTATTTTAGATGAAAAAGTATTAGAAACCTTATCTACTTTATCTCGGGACGCTTTTGTCGATGAACAATACCAAAATATCGCCTATACCGATACAGAGATTCCTATTGTTGTAGAAGGCATCAAAACCAATGAAACAATGCTAACACCTATTTTAGAGGCACGTTTAGCAGAGGCACTTCAGTTAGCTCCCTCAGATACTGTACTTGAAATTGGTACAGGTAGTGGCTTTCAAGCAGCATTACTTGCTCAACTCTGTAAACATGTTACCAGTGTTGAGGTTGATCCTAAGATTGCCCAATTTGCTATTGCTAATCTACAAAAAAACCATATCACCAATGTTAAGGTAGAAATCGGTGATGGTCAAAATGGCTGGGGAACAACAGAGTTTGATGCGATTGTGGTAACTGGCTCATTACCAGAAATATCAAATACCTTAAAATATAAACTCGCGGAAGGCGGACGTTTAGTTGCCGTCATTGGTACTGGTCCTTCTATGTCTTTAGTGAGGGTTACTCGCCAAAGTGCCACTGATTTTACGGAAGAGCATTTATTAGAGACCTATATTAAACCTCTAAATGGCCCCCATATTTCACATTTTAAATTTTAAGTAAGCTATACTGCTACTTTTTCTAAATATGCGTACTAGTATTTCTTCAAATTAAACGAAGTAGCAGAAACTAATAGAGAAGCTACCTAAAACTTAAATTTTCAAAGGTAAAACCTATAGAGTAAAAAACACCCCAAGGTAAATACTCAAAGGGACGATTCTACAGAAAATAGGATAAAAGGGAATGGTTATTCTATTCCCTTTTGTGCATGATATTTCTATCTTTTTAAAAAGAGATACCTTTTAAATTCGTAACTGATTTATCCCTAGTAAATTAAAGGCAAATCCCTTTCTTAATAAGCCATTCTTTTGTATGATTACTATTAGAAAGAGGAAGATTTATCCTCTCTTTTCTATTGTAAAATAACATTTCCTGTCCCCTATAACTTAATATTTAATATGGATACAACAACCTCCACATCAATAAATGCCACTATACAACGGCAAAAAGCGGCAAGCAAATCGACATGGGTAAGTGTTATTGTTAATATTTTCTTATGCGTTGTACAAATTATCACAGGGTATCTTACGGCATCCAGTGCGTTAGTAGCTGATGCTATTCATTCACTATCTGATTTAATCTCTGATGCGGCCGTACTCATTGCAAATCGTTTTGCTAACATCCCTCCTGATGAAAACCACCCCCACGGCCATTATCGTTATGAAAATATAGCCAGTTTCTTTATTGGTTTATTATTACTGAGCGTTGGTCTGGGGATGATTTGGAATAGTGTTCATCAGCTCTTATTAAGTGAGAAAACACCAACTGATATACACTATGCAGCCCTCTTTATTGCTCTTTTTGTACTCATTGCCAAAGAGGGTTTATTTCGTTATTTATTAGCGATTGGCAAAAAAGTCGGTTCTACTATGCTGATAGTGAATGCATGGCACGCTCGCTCAGATGCTTTATCTTCACTCATTGTTTTTATTGCTATTATTGCCTCTATCATGGGGGTTTTATGGGCAGACAGTGTTGCTGCCTTATTAGTTGGTGCAATGATTGCTCATATGGGGCTTCAATTTACATGGAATGCTTTACAAACCCTAAGCGATCTTGCCGTTAGCCCAGAGGAACAGCAAGAAATAGCTAAAATCATTCAACAGACCGAAGGGGTTATTCAATTTCATCAGCTCAAAACACGAAAATCTGGTGATTTTATCCATGTTGAGGTACATTTAGAGTTTCCTGAAGAAACCACTATTAAAACAGCACATGATATAGGATTAGCTGTTAGCCATCGCTTAAAAGCAAAAGGTAATATTATTGATGTGACAACACATTTTGATCCTATTTCTACAGATCATCATTCTTTAGATTAAAGAATTTCTTATCAATTGGGCTTATTAAAACCCTATTACAATAAACCTCAGAAAACTTCTAACACTTTTATATAAACCAAGGTATCTTAATCCTTCTAAGCATCATTAAGATACCTCTTTTCTTGATTAAAAATATGATACGATTAGATGAATAAATAAAGAAAAAACTAAGTAAAAATTAATTCTCTATCGCTTATTTAGATAAAATTTACAATATTAATATCTAAACCATTTTCCAACATTTCTTCTAGTTTAGGCGCATTCTGTTGAAAAAATAAAGAGTTCAGATGAGCATCTAACTCCACTTGACTTGTCCAGCGTTCAATAAAACAATAATGTCTTTCTTTTCCTGAAACAACACCACAATCATAGCTTTGGCAACCTACATGAGTTCGACTTTCAGAAATAAACTGTTTTACCAAATTTTCAAATTTTGCTTCAAAGCCTTGCTTTACTTGGCAAATTGCGTAAACACCAATCATTATTTACTCCTTTTTAATCATAAAGAATTAGTTAATTCTATCACTATTTTTACGCATTAAAAATGGCTCTACTACCGTCCAAACTACTTGAAACAATATAATACTGATATTGTCATTCAAGCTATCATAACATCACCTAATAATCCTGATAATATAGTGTATCCTCTAAGCAAAATGGCATACACTAATTTGTACACCTCCTAATTATTTGGCTTGTAACCTTATCAATCAAGTAGATGATTTGCCAAATGCACTTGCTGATACCGACCATCACGCAATCGAATAATCCATCCATCTAATTCCATTTGTAACAAACGAGCCGCTATCTCATCTAACGCAAGAGAAGAAGCTTGTTGTAACGCCATTAATTCCGTTGGATCAAATCCCATTAAATCCAATAATTGTTGATTGATAGGGTCTATTTCTTTATTCGATTGTTTTGCATCAGGTTCTGGTGCTTTATGATGAATAGGGTAGCCTAACTCTTCTAAAATATCTTGCCCTGTTTCAACTAATTTTGCCCCCTGCCGTATTAAACGATGACAACCACGAGACAAAGGAGAATGAATTGAACCAGGAATGGCAAAAACATCTTTCCCCATTTCACTTGCCAATTGAGCCGTAATTAAAGAACCACTTTTTTGAGCTGCCTCTACCACAACAACACCTTTGGATAGCCCTGCTACAATACGATTACGCATCGGAAAATGAAATGCTTGTGAGCGTGTATCCAAGGGAAACTCTGTGACTAAAGTCCCTTGTTCCCGAATACGCAAAGCTAAGTTTTTGTGTTCTGCTGGATATAAACGGTTAATTCCTGTTCCCATAATGGCAATCGTTGCCCCTTCTTGACCTGAAGCAAGTGCCCCCTCATGAGCTGCTGCATCAATACCTAAGGCTAAACCACTAATAATACTCCATCCTTGTTGAGCAAGATATTTTGCAAAAGCATGTGCATTTTGTACTCCTCCCAGAGTAGCATTTCGTGAACCCACTATCGCTAAAGCTGGTTTCTGAAAAGCCGCTAATTGACCATCAACATAAAGCACGACTGGGGGATCATGTGTATCCAATAAAGATTGAGGGTAATGCTTATCAGCTAATGTTAAGAGATAATGATCTTTTTTTTGCAACCATTCCTTAGTTTGTTCAATCTTTGCTAGTATTTCAGATGAGCATGGTGCACTTAGCTGACGGGCTAACTGTTCACCCACAACGGTTATTAACGCCATATATTTTGCTTCAAAAATGGCTTGCGGCAGACCAAACCGAAGTAATAAATTCTTAGCTGTCACCGAACCAACTCCTGGCTCTAGGGTTAAACGTAACCAAGCATTTAGCTCCTCATCTGATAAGACTGCTGTATTTTGCATAAACAAATCCCTTGAAATTTAGGAAAATATACTTATTATAAAATTGATTTATCCTTTTTAATATGGTGATGAATCAACTTATCCATTCGTATTTCTACTATAATCTCTTTTTTATTGATACGATTATTATTCATTATGGCATTACTTCCTATCTTACATTATCCTGATGCACGCCTACATACTGTTGCAAAACCCGTTGAAAAGGTTGATGACCGCATTCGTCAAGTTGTCAAAGATATGACAGAGACAATGTATGAGTCTTCTGGTGTAGGTTTAGCTGCCACACAAGTAGATATACATGAGCGTATTGTCGTTATTGACGTATCAGAAGAAGGTAATGATTTACGCGTACTGATTAATCCTGAAATTACATGGAAAAGTGAAGATACCATTATCTATGAAGAAGGGTGTTTATCTGTCCCTGGGATTTACGATAAAGTAACTCGCTCTGCTAAAGTAAAAGTAAAAGCGCTCAATGAAAAAGGTGAAGAATACGAATTCCATGCAGAAGGATTACTAGCTGTATGCGTTCAACATGAATTAGATCACCTAATGGGTAAAGTATTTATTGAACGATTATCTGCTTTAAAACAAAGTCGTATCAAGACAAAAATTAAAAAACAAGCTAAACAACAAGCATAATCAAAAGGTTAATCTCTGAAAGCTATTTATTATCTGTTTTCAGAGATTTTTTTGCTAAACAAGAAAACCATATTAATAGTATTAAAAAATTTTAGCGTCAAGCAAAGTAAGTACTTTGAACATATAATATATCAGCGGTAGTTCTGTACTACTTTAGTGTTTTATACTATCATCTGAATCAATAATTTTTCTTTCATGTAAAATATCTTTTATAAATTAAAAAATTATTTATTATTTTGAATTTCAAATAATCTTTGATATAAAAAGAGGTATTTATGTTCCAACATGTTGCTTACTATGCAGGGGATCCCATTTTAGGTTTAGTTGATAAGTTTAATGCTGATCCTCGCCCCCATAAAGTTAATCTCAGCATTGGTATTTATTTTGATGAAAAAGGTAAACTACCCGTTTTATCATGTGTACGTACCGCAGAAATTGAGCGTGCAAGAGAAGCACAACCGCGTAGCTATCTACCCATGGAAGGTTTAGCAAGCTACCGACAAGCTATTCAACATTTTGTTTTTGGAAAAAACAACCCTGCTTTACTTAACAACCGTATTGCCACTATTCAAACTATCGGTGGATCAGGCGCACTCAAAATAGGCGCTGATTTTCTCCATCAATGGTTTCCTCATGCTAAAGTCTATGTAAGCGATCCTACATGGGATAACCATAAGAGTATTTTTGAAGGAGCGGGATTTAGTGTTAGCACATATCCTTACTATGATGCTCAAACCATTAGTGTTAAATTTGAAGAAATGGTTAGCTTCTTCAAAACACTACCAGCAGATAGTATCCTTATCCTACACCCTTGCTGTCATAACCCAACAGGCGTAGATCTCAATCCTCAACAATGGGATGAGGTACTCCAGATTATCCAAACCAATAAACTGATTCCTTTTATGGATATTGCTTATCAAGGCTTTGGTGATAGTTTTGAAAAAGATGCCTATGCTATTCATAAAGCGATTGAGATGGGCTTATCATTTTTTGTTAGTAACTCTTTTTCTAAAAATCTATCACTATATGGTGAACGTGTTGGTGGTCTTAGTG encodes:
- a CDS encoding mechanosensitive ion channel family protein codes for the protein MQVQIKEWLLANNITFYTDHLSVGLVALGLIIAAFVIYYVAYLLTRRLLQKVCVNSRFIFLRRLGETKLFVYINYLLVSLVINKLAQIWFEPGVVRSIAEVSTESWTLLIVLFISFALLDTLTKWCFDRGFATHFPVRGLVQTLKILISIGIGISIISILIGQSPLIILSGMGAMTAVLMLVFKDPILGLVAGIQLSANNMLNLGDWLEMSKYNADGSVIDIGLTTVKVQNWDNTITTIPTYALISDSFKNWRGMTESGGRRIKRAIMIDASSVHFISEEDVSRLTKSPLLAEYIITKSGELEEANKTADLSLRLNGRRLTNIGTFRAYLVRYLKNHPKIRQDLTVMVRQLAPTSEGIPLEIYCFSNDVAWVNYEDIQSDIFDHIFAVVSEFDLRIYQNPTGYDMREAFAQHIQ
- the gorA gene encoding glutathione-disulfide reductase yields the protein MKMDFDLLVIGAGSGGVRASRMAAAKGVKVAVVESTFLGGTCVNVGCIPKKLYSYASSFPGAFSSAEGFGWSQVSSTLDWEKLKHNRAAEIARLNEVYGNLLKNSGVQLLKGHGALVDANTVKVGEKTYTAKHILIATGGWPVVPDIPGKELAITSNEVFDLPVFPKRLLIVGGGYIASEFASIFNGLGAKVIQVYRSEKILRSFDEDLQDFVMQEMIKHGVDLRVNSDIASLEKTATGILATFKDGRTEEVDQVFFATGRRPNTKGLNLEALGIQTGKRGEILVDEHFRTNIPSIYAVGDVVGHLDLTPVALAEGMVVVDTLFGDGTRQMSYDNIPTAIFTTPNVATVGLSEAQAREKYGDILIFRSDFKALKHTMTGKNERTLMKLIVDKASDKVVGVHMVGDEAGEIIQGFAVALKAGATKAIFDSTIGIHPTAAEEFVTMRTPVEK
- the ppk2 gene encoding polyphosphate kinase 2 codes for the protein MATKKVTSRHASEGDIATGNTKAQTRRNVVKNRVRARIDKESAAVVGVLDQETNSTNVKNLLGGLSLDDKRALFKLLQEEKRKLESEKSDNPDNELVENWQEMGVYPYRYLMSRRNYEFQKYNLQVELLKLQQWVKETGSRIVILFEGRDAAGKGGTIKRFMEHLNPRTARVVALQKPTETEAGQWYFQRYVQHLPTKGEIVLFDRSWYNRAGVERVMGFCTDEEYQEFMREVPEFERNLVRSGISLIKFWFSVTRDEQRRRFRERKSHPLKQWKLSPIDMASLDKWDDYTKAKEAMFFHTDTSDAPWTVIKSNCKKRARLNALRFVLHRFTYKNKNIDKIGKIDSLIVGRSNAMYETADTDVSKSK
- the thiD gene encoding bifunctional hydroxymethylpyrimidine kinase/phosphomethylpyrimidine kinase, with protein sequence MIKNTLTIAGVDPSGGAGTLADVKTMSALGTFACAVIAALTAQNTQNVTGIQPIPPDFIRLQIDTLFHDVRIDGVKIGMLGQTPVIHTVADSLEKYQPPFVVLDPVMVAKSGDLLLEEKAVASLIEVLIPQAHMITPNLPEAGVILKSSTPESIKEMYHFAEKLHKRMASSDERWVLLKGGHLPSQDTVDLLFNGDKMIEIQHSKIQTKNTHGTGCSLSSAICALQARLQNIPLATQQAVDFIYQSIQHADELSVGHGHGPIHHFHALWSQ
- a CDS encoding protein-L-isoaspartate O-methyltransferase family protein, whose product is MSTLSPLLEKSRFNMIAQQIRPAGILDEKVLETLSTLSRDAFVDEQYQNIAYTDTEIPIVVEGIKTNETMLTPILEARLAEALQLAPSDTVLEIGTGSGFQAALLAQLCKHVTSVEVDPKIAQFAIANLQKNHITNVKVEIGDGQNGWGTTEFDAIVVTGSLPEISNTLKYKLAEGGRLVAVIGTGPSMSLVRVTRQSATDFTEEHLLETYIKPLNGPHISHFKF
- a CDS encoding cation diffusion facilitator family transporter, whose translation is MDTTTSTSINATIQRQKAASKSTWVSVIVNIFLCVVQIITGYLTASSALVADAIHSLSDLISDAAVLIANRFANIPPDENHPHGHYRYENIASFFIGLLLLSVGLGMIWNSVHQLLLSEKTPTDIHYAALFIALFVLIAKEGLFRYLLAIGKKVGSTMLIVNAWHARSDALSSLIVFIAIIASIMGVLWADSVAALLVGAMIAHMGLQFTWNALQTLSDLAVSPEEQQEIAKIIQQTEGVIQFHQLKTRKSGDFIHVEVHLEFPEETTIKTAHDIGLAVSHRLKAKGNIIDVTTHFDPISTDHHSLD
- a CDS encoding putative quinol monooxygenase, with the translated sequence MIGVYAICQVKQGFEAKFENLVKQFISESRTHVGCQSYDCGVVSGKERHYCFIERWTSQVELDAHLNSLFFQQNAPKLEEMLENGLDINIVNFI
- the dprA gene encoding DNA-processing protein DprA; its protein translation is MQNTAVLSDEELNAWLRLTLEPGVGSVTAKNLLLRFGLPQAIFEAKYMALITVVGEQLARQLSAPCSSEILAKIEQTKEWLQKKDHYLLTLADKHYPQSLLDTHDPPVVLYVDGQLAAFQKPALAIVGSRNATLGGVQNAHAFAKYLAQQGWSIISGLALGIDAAAHEGALASGQEGATIAIMGTGINRLYPAEHKNLALRIREQGTLVTEFPLDTRSQAFHFPMRNRIVAGLSKGVVVVEAAQKSGSLITAQLASEMGKDVFAIPGSIHSPLSRGCHRLIRQGAKLVETGQDILEELGYPIHHKAPEPDAKQSNKEIDPINQQLLDLMGFDPTELMALQQASSLALDEIAARLLQMELDGWIIRLRDGRYQQVHLANHLLD
- the def gene encoding peptide deformylase — protein: MALLPILHYPDARLHTVAKPVEKVDDRIRQVVKDMTETMYESSGVGLAATQVDIHERIVVIDVSEEGNDLRVLINPEITWKSEDTIIYEEGCLSVPGIYDKVTRSAKVKVKALNEKGEEYEFHAEGLLAVCVQHELDHLMGKVFIERLSALKQSRIKTKIKKQAKQQA
- a CDS encoding aromatic amino acid transaminase, whose translation is MFQHVAYYAGDPILGLVDKFNADPRPHKVNLSIGIYFDEKGKLPVLSCVRTAEIERAREAQPRSYLPMEGLASYRQAIQHFVFGKNNPALLNNRIATIQTIGGSGALKIGADFLHQWFPHAKVYVSDPTWDNHKSIFEGAGFSVSTYPYYDAQTISVKFEEMVSFFKTLPADSILILHPCCHNPTGVDLNPQQWDEVLQIIQTNKLIPFMDIAYQGFGDSFEKDAYAIHKAIEMGLSFFVSNSFSKNLSLYGERVGGLSVVCPSTEEAQLVFGQLKAGVRRIYSSPPSHGAYITAQVINTPALFQEWEQEVAQMRERIKTMRQQLYQTLKTKLPHRSFEYFIQQRGMFSYTGLTPEQVQRLQDEFAIYLVGSGRMCIAGLNTSNIEYVANAIAEVLA